A single Pagrus major chromosome 19, Pma_NU_1.0 DNA region contains:
- the hccsb gene encoding holocytochrome c-type synthase yields the protein MGASLSTPDAPTVRAEAMMAAPPQGCPMHQDAQPVKVSPPSECPMHQAQPVKVSPPSECPMHKAEAGPAHQDRAYEFVQCPMKAATAANSDIDPANMMPPPNQVPAPDQPFDLSTSREESTIPRHSAEKNWVYPSEQMFWNAMLRKGWRWREDDLAAEDMSNIIKIHNTNNEQAWQEILKWEAMHAMECPCGPTLKRFGGKAKEFSPRARLRHWMGYELPFDRHDWIVDRCGKEVRYVIDYYDGEINKDTYQFSILDVRPAYDSLGAVWDRMKVAWWRWTS from the exons ATGGGAGCCTCCTTGTCCACACCTGATGCTCCTACAGTCAGGGCAGAGGCCATGATGGCCGCCCCTCCTCAGGGCTGCCCCATGCACCAAGATGCACAGCCTGTCAAAG TGTCCCCACCCTCAGAGTGTCCCATGCATCAGGCTCAGCCTGTAAAAG TGTCGCCTCCGTCAGAGTGTCCGATGCATAAAGCAGAAGCAGGTCCAGCTCACCAGGACCGGGCCTATGAGTTTGTGCAGTGTCCTATGAAAGCTGCAACAGCCGCAAATAGTGACATCGACCCAGCAAACATG ATGCCTCCTCCTAACCAGGTGCCAGCTCCAGACCAGCCCTTCGATCTGTCCACCTCCAGAGAGGAGTCCACCATTCCCCGTCACAGCGCAGAGAAGAACTGGGTTTACCCGTCTGAGCAGATGTTCTGGAACGCCATGCTGCGGAAAGG GTGGCGCTGGCGTGAAGACGACCTGGCTGCTGAGGATATGTCCAACATCATTAAAATCCACAACACTAACAACGAGCAGGCTTGGCAGGAGATCCTGAAATGGGAGGCCATGCATGCTAT GGAATGTCCATGTGGGCCGACCCTGAAGAGATTTGGTGGTAAAGCCAAAGAGTTCTCGCCTAGGGCTCGCCTTCGCCACTGGATGGG CTACGAGCTGCCTTTTGACCGCCATGACTGGATTGTTGACCGCTGTGGAAAGGAGGTGCGCTACGTCATCGACTACTATGACGGTGAAATCAACAAAGACACCTACCAGTTCTCCATCCTGGATGTACGCCCCGCCTATGACTCTTTAGGTGCCGTCTGGGACCGCATGAAGGTGGCCTGGTGGCGCTGGACCTCCTAA